One Nocardioidaceae bacterium SCSIO 66511 genomic window carries:
- a CDS encoding alpha/beta fold hydrolase codes for MRFTSASSVDGVSQHLFDLEHIPGVLWSPADARGPRPLVLMCHGGGQHKLAPGMLVRARRLVIECGFAVVAVDAPAHGDRPREPAYDRLAAENQERIEAGEELAPLIAEFQALVARQTVPEWRAVLDEVQQLDHVGAGPVGYFGVSLGCGLGVPFVAAEPRVRAAVLGLGGAIASTEAAAQITVPVEFLVQWDDERVPRETCIELFDRLGSTEKTLHANPGRHGEIPAYELDSMVRFFARHLMH; via the coding sequence ATGCGTTTCACTTCCGCGTCGTCTGTCGACGGCGTCTCCCAGCACCTCTTCGACCTCGAGCACATCCCCGGTGTGCTCTGGTCTCCGGCTGACGCCCGCGGCCCGCGGCCTCTTGTCCTGATGTGTCACGGCGGCGGTCAGCACAAGCTCGCCCCGGGCATGCTCGTCCGCGCCCGACGTCTCGTCATCGAATGCGGCTTTGCAGTCGTGGCGGTCGACGCTCCCGCCCACGGTGACCGGCCGCGCGAGCCGGCGTACGACCGACTCGCAGCCGAGAACCAAGAACGCATCGAAGCCGGCGAAGAGCTGGCCCCGCTGATCGCGGAGTTCCAAGCTCTCGTCGCTCGCCAGACAGTGCCCGAATGGCGGGCCGTACTCGACGAGGTCCAGCAACTCGATCACGTCGGCGCGGGTCCGGTGGGCTACTTCGGCGTCTCCCTCGGATGCGGGCTCGGCGTTCCGTTCGTGGCCGCCGAGCCTCGGGTTCGGGCAGCGGTCCTCGGCCTCGGAGGCGCCATCGCATCGACCGAGGCGGCGGCGCAGATCACCGTTCCCGTCGAGTTCCTGGTGCAATGGGACGATGAGCGGGTGCCACGCGAGACGTGCATCGAGCTCTTCGACCGACTCGGGTCCACCGAGAAGACCCTGCACGCCAACCCGGGTAGACACGGGGAGATTCCGGCGTACGAACTGGACAGCATGGTGCGGTTCTTCGCCCGCCACCTGATGCATTAG
- a CDS encoding HNH endonuclease, with translation MAAGMMTVMRTANLIDDVETTDGLDLAAAARAQLARIEATQFDAVLAYLRQIAVEPLARAGGVNEWTRYGGSGTPSVSEYAVAEVGPVLGLSANGARALIADAVDLAYRLPRLYACLHDGSVDGWRIRKVARATREFTIAQASDADRRLSAANVDGTPLIARITMPRLQLVLDQIRFVDDPDGAEKKRREARRRRGVTIWFEDGVAHITGTLSVDDGQRLDQRLDQLVESMRFLGDTRPDHILRSVAMGMVHEPDNLDDLYTLVADKTDDVPAEPESETESESKPSRRRRRRGLRETVLYVHYDRCWGTWSLDDVGAITRSEAEQILGKSSRVVVKPVIDLETTISTTGYVAPPPLREQTALMNGLTCTFPYCNRPAKLGDYDHIRNYTDGGPTDSRNGHRLCRFHHRAKTFTAWTVTCPAPGIWLWLSPAGRSYLVTAGTTTKLPGQVDTCVHEKRNVAPPDTPPPEHHRGGAQARSRSACT, from the coding sequence GTGGCGGCTGGCATGATGACGGTTATGAGGACGGCGAACCTGATCGACGATGTCGAGACCACCGATGGTCTCGACCTCGCGGCGGCCGCTCGTGCTCAGCTCGCCCGCATCGAGGCTACACAGTTCGATGCGGTGTTGGCGTATCTGCGGCAGATCGCTGTCGAGCCGCTCGCCCGGGCGGGTGGGGTGAATGAATGGACCCGGTACGGCGGGTCAGGGACACCGTCGGTGTCGGAGTATGCGGTCGCCGAAGTCGGCCCCGTCCTCGGCCTGTCCGCCAACGGGGCACGGGCGCTGATCGCCGACGCGGTTGATCTGGCGTATCGGCTGCCGCGGCTGTATGCGTGTCTGCATGACGGGAGTGTGGATGGGTGGCGGATCCGGAAAGTCGCGCGTGCGACGCGGGAGTTCACCATCGCCCAAGCCTCCGATGCCGACCGGCGGCTGTCGGCTGCGAATGTCGACGGGACCCCGCTGATCGCACGGATCACCATGCCGCGGCTGCAGTTGGTGTTGGATCAGATCCGGTTCGTCGACGACCCCGACGGTGCCGAAAAGAAGCGCCGGGAGGCGCGCAGGCGGCGGGGTGTGACGATCTGGTTCGAAGACGGCGTCGCCCACATTACGGGCACCCTGTCGGTCGACGACGGCCAACGACTCGACCAACGTCTTGATCAGTTGGTGGAGTCGATGCGGTTCCTCGGCGACACCCGCCCTGATCACATCCTCCGGTCGGTGGCGATGGGCATGGTCCACGAACCCGACAACCTCGACGACCTCTACACCCTGGTCGCCGACAAAACCGACGACGTACCAGCCGAACCGGAATCTGAAACCGAGTCTGAGTCGAAGCCGTCGCGCAGGCGTCGCCGTCGTGGGTTGCGGGAGACGGTGCTCTACGTTCATTACGACCGGTGCTGGGGCACCTGGTCACTCGACGACGTCGGCGCCATCACCCGGTCGGAGGCCGAACAGATCCTCGGCAAATCATCGCGGGTGGTGGTGAAGCCGGTGATCGATTTGGAGACGACAATCTCGACCACCGGCTACGTCGCACCACCGCCGCTACGCGAGCAGACCGCACTGATGAACGGCCTCACCTGCACATTCCCGTACTGCAACCGACCGGCGAAACTCGGCGACTACGACCACATCCGCAACTACACCGACGGCGGCCCCACGGATTCCAGAAATGGACACAGGTTGTGTCGGTTCCATCACCGGGCGAAGACGTTCACCGCCTGGACCGTCACGTGCCCGGCACCCGGAATCTGGCTCTGGCTCTCACCCGCCGGACGTTCATACCTCGTCACCGCCGGCACCACCACCAAACTCCCCGGCCAAGTAGACACATGCGTCCACGAGAAGCGAAACGTAGCGCCGCCTGACACCCCGCCACCCGAGCACCACCGTGGCGGGGCACAGGCACGCTCTCGAAGTGCATGCACCTAA
- a CDS encoding sodium:solute symporter family protein produces the protein MVLAQESLRLDTDFFDYALIALYFVFVLGIGYAAKLRVSSSIDFFLSGRSLPAWVTGLAFISANLGAVEIMGMSANGAQFGMATMHYFWIGAVPAMLFLGVVMMPFYYGSGVRSVPEFMRRRFGTGAHLVNALSFALAQILIAGVNLYLLASIVEALLGWDLWVSLVVAAVVVLSYTALGGLSAAIYNEVLQFFIIVAALLPLTIVALHKIGGWDGLTDAVSDSPGGSEQMSSWPGLGLTGFDSPFWSVVGIVFGLGFVLSFGYWTTNFVEVQRAMASNSISAARRSPIIGAYPKMFIPFIVVIPGMIAAIIVPEIADYKSGATSDGDYNDAILYLMRDLLPNGMLGVAIAGLVASFMAGMAANISAFNTVFSYDLWQQYVIRDRHDSYYTLIGRLATVGATVFAIGTALIASSYDNLMNYLQTLFGFFNAPLFATFILGMFWKRMSAAAGWSGLVAGTLAAVLVGILSEDMLGSLSTGALDLTGQGASFVAAGAAFAVDIVVSVLVTLVTRPKPESELTGLVYSLTPKETLTDPDQEHLPWYQSPVKLAGVALVLVIILNLLFL, from the coding sequence GTGGTACTCGCACAGGAATCGCTCCGCCTCGACACCGACTTCTTCGACTACGCGCTGATCGCGCTCTACTTCGTCTTCGTGCTCGGCATCGGGTACGCCGCCAAGCTGCGGGTGTCGTCGAGTATCGACTTCTTCCTCTCGGGAAGGTCGCTGCCCGCGTGGGTCACCGGTCTCGCGTTCATCTCAGCGAACCTCGGCGCGGTCGAGATCATGGGTATGTCGGCGAACGGCGCGCAGTTCGGCATGGCGACGATGCACTACTTCTGGATCGGCGCAGTCCCCGCCATGTTGTTCCTCGGTGTCGTGATGATGCCGTTCTACTACGGGTCTGGCGTACGAAGCGTGCCGGAGTTCATGCGCCGACGCTTCGGAACCGGCGCACACCTGGTGAATGCGCTGAGCTTCGCTCTCGCCCAGATCCTGATCGCGGGCGTCAACCTGTACCTGCTCGCGTCGATCGTCGAAGCCCTGCTCGGCTGGGATCTCTGGGTCTCGCTCGTCGTCGCCGCGGTGGTCGTACTCAGCTACACCGCGCTCGGCGGCCTGTCGGCGGCGATCTACAACGAGGTGCTTCAGTTCTTCATCATCGTCGCGGCGTTGCTGCCGCTGACGATCGTCGCCTTGCACAAGATCGGCGGCTGGGACGGCCTGACCGACGCCGTCTCGGACAGCCCGGGCGGCTCCGAGCAGATGTCGTCGTGGCCCGGTCTCGGACTCACCGGCTTCGACAGCCCGTTCTGGTCGGTGGTCGGCATCGTGTTCGGGCTGGGGTTCGTGCTCAGCTTCGGGTACTGGACGACGAACTTCGTCGAAGTGCAGCGGGCCATGGCCTCGAACTCGATCTCGGCGGCGCGGCGCTCGCCGATCATCGGGGCGTACCCGAAGATGTTCATCCCGTTCATCGTGGTGATCCCGGGCATGATCGCGGCGATCATCGTCCCCGAGATCGCCGACTACAAGTCAGGTGCGACCAGCGACGGCGACTACAACGACGCCATCTTGTACCTGATGCGAGATCTGCTGCCCAACGGCATGCTCGGTGTGGCGATCGCAGGTCTTGTCGCCTCCTTCATGGCAGGCATGGCCGCCAACATCTCGGCATTCAACACGGTCTTCAGCTACGACCTCTGGCAGCAGTACGTGATCCGTGACCGGCACGACTCGTACTACACGTTGATCGGGCGGTTGGCGACGGTCGGCGCGACCGTTTTCGCCATCGGAACGGCCCTGATCGCGTCCAGCTACGACAACCTGATGAACTACCTGCAGACGTTGTTCGGGTTCTTCAACGCTCCGCTGTTCGCGACGTTCATCCTCGGCATGTTCTGGAAGCGGATGAGCGCGGCGGCCGGTTGGAGCGGTCTCGTCGCCGGAACGCTCGCGGCAGTTCTGGTCGGCATCCTCAGCGAGGACATGCTCGGTTCGTTGAGTACCGGTGCTCTCGACCTCACCGGACAGGGCGCGAGCTTTGTCGCCGCGGGTGCCGCGTTCGCCGTCGACATCGTGGTGAGCGTCCTCGTCACCCTCGTCACCAGACCGAAGCCGGAGTCGGAGCTGACCGGGCTCGTCTACTCGCTGACACCGAAGGAGACGTTGACCGATCCGGACCAGGAGCATCTACCGTGGTACCAGTCGCCGGTGAAGCTGGCGGGTGTCGCCCTGGTGCTCGTCATCATCTTGAACCTGTTGTTCCTGTGA
- the leuS gene encoding leucine--tRNA ligase has product MSVEDTNPVPHRYDSALAADIEARWQRRWHDDGVFEAANPVGDLATGEDVWKRDKYFIMDMFPYPSGAGLHVGHPLGYIATDVIGRHQRMLGKNVLHALGYDAFGLPAEQYAVQTGAHPRKTTEQNIITMRRQLNRLGLAHDERRSFATIDPEFVRWTQWIFLQIFNSWYDRDADRARPITELEEEFASGARATPSGRPWSEHDAGERRNALAEYRLAYIEETPVNWCPGLGTVLANEEVTSEGRSERGNFPVYTRNLRQWNMRITAYADRLIDDLDRVDWPERVKLMQRNWIGRSSGARVRFQVGAEQEVAVFTTRPDTIFGTTFVVLSPEHPTVADLVPAEWPDATPDAWTNGLATPSEAVEAYRAEAASKTDAERQDEKRAKTGVFTGAYATNPANGQQIPVFVSDYVLMGYGTGAVMGVPGEDQRDWDFATKYGLPIVRTVQPPDDFDGEAYSGVGAMINSANESVSLNGLDKDAAIETITGWLVEHDHGTATTTYRLRDWLFSRQRYWGEPFPVVYDEHEQPIALPDNLLPVDLPEVDDYSPRTFEPDDVTSEPEPPLARVPEWVNVELDLGDGPKMYRRETNTMPNWAGSSWYELRYTDPHNSDVLADPENERYWMGPRAEGDAGGVDLYIGGVEHAVLHLLYARFWHKVLYDLGHVSSEEPFQRLFNQGYIQAYAFTDERGVYVPADQVLEEADEHDTKYLFDGEPVNREYGKMGKSLKNVVTPDEMYDEFGADTFRVYEMSMGPLADSRPWETRAVVGSQRFLQRVWRLVVDESTGETIATEDAVGEETLRALHKTIDGVRADMDRMHLNTVISKLIEYTSHLTKSGCTARAAVEPLVLMLAPIAPHICEELWSRLGHAESLTYEAYPEADPAHLVDDTVTCVVQVKGKVRGRIDVSPEIGDDELRELALAEPNVAKYVDGQQIRKVIVRAPNLVNIVV; this is encoded by the coding sequence GTGAGCGTCGAAGACACCAACCCAGTGCCGCACCGTTACGACAGTGCGCTCGCTGCCGATATCGAGGCGCGCTGGCAGCGGCGTTGGCACGACGACGGAGTCTTCGAGGCGGCGAACCCGGTCGGCGATCTGGCGACCGGCGAAGACGTCTGGAAACGCGACAAGTACTTCATCATGGACATGTTCCCGTACCCATCCGGTGCGGGGCTGCACGTCGGCCACCCGCTCGGCTACATCGCCACCGATGTCATCGGGCGCCATCAGCGGATGCTCGGCAAGAACGTCCTGCACGCGCTGGGCTATGACGCGTTCGGACTGCCTGCCGAGCAGTACGCCGTGCAGACCGGCGCACATCCGCGCAAGACGACCGAGCAGAACATCATCACGATGCGACGGCAGCTGAATCGCCTCGGCCTGGCTCATGACGAGCGCCGCAGCTTCGCGACGATCGATCCCGAGTTCGTCCGCTGGACACAGTGGATCTTCCTGCAGATCTTCAACTCCTGGTACGACCGTGACGCCGATCGCGCCCGGCCGATCACCGAGCTGGAGGAGGAGTTCGCAAGCGGTGCGCGCGCAACGCCGTCGGGCCGCCCCTGGTCGGAGCACGACGCAGGCGAGCGCCGTAACGCGCTCGCGGAGTACCGACTCGCGTACATCGAGGAGACGCCGGTCAACTGGTGCCCGGGTCTCGGCACTGTCCTCGCCAACGAAGAGGTGACGTCGGAGGGCCGCAGCGAACGCGGCAACTTCCCCGTCTACACCCGCAATCTGCGCCAGTGGAACATGCGCATCACCGCGTACGCCGACCGGTTGATCGACGACCTCGACCGGGTCGACTGGCCCGAGCGGGTCAAGCTGATGCAGCGCAACTGGATCGGACGTTCGTCGGGCGCTCGGGTTCGCTTCCAGGTCGGCGCCGAGCAGGAGGTCGCGGTCTTCACGACGCGGCCCGACACGATCTTCGGTACGACGTTCGTCGTGCTCTCACCGGAGCATCCGACGGTCGCTGACCTGGTGCCCGCCGAGTGGCCCGACGCGACCCCTGATGCGTGGACAAACGGACTGGCCACGCCCAGCGAGGCCGTCGAGGCTTATCGCGCCGAGGCGGCGTCCAAGACCGACGCCGAGCGGCAGGACGAGAAGCGCGCCAAGACCGGCGTCTTCACCGGTGCGTACGCAACCAACCCCGCGAATGGCCAGCAGATCCCTGTCTTCGTCTCCGACTACGTTCTGATGGGCTACGGCACTGGCGCGGTGATGGGCGTACCCGGCGAAGACCAGCGCGACTGGGACTTCGCGACCAAGTACGGTCTGCCGATCGTACGAACGGTGCAGCCGCCCGACGACTTCGACGGTGAGGCGTACTCCGGTGTCGGCGCGATGATCAACTCGGCGAACGAGTCGGTCTCGCTCAACGGTCTCGACAAAGACGCCGCGATCGAGACGATCACGGGCTGGTTGGTCGAGCACGACCACGGCACCGCCACTACGACGTACCGGCTGCGCGACTGGCTGTTCAGCAGGCAGCGTTACTGGGGCGAACCGTTCCCGGTCGTCTACGACGAGCACGAGCAGCCGATCGCGCTGCCCGACAACCTGTTGCCGGTCGATCTGCCAGAGGTCGACGACTACTCGCCACGTACGTTCGAACCCGACGACGTGACCTCCGAGCCCGAGCCGCCGCTCGCGCGTGTGCCCGAGTGGGTCAACGTCGAACTCGACCTCGGCGACGGTCCGAAGATGTACCGCCGCGAGACCAACACGATGCCGAACTGGGCCGGCTCGTCGTGGTACGAACTGCGCTACACCGATCCGCACAACAGCGACGTGCTGGCCGACCCGGAGAACGAGCGCTACTGGATGGGCCCGCGCGCCGAAGGCGATGCCGGCGGCGTCGACCTCTACATCGGCGGCGTCGAGCATGCGGTGCTGCACCTGCTCTACGCGCGCTTCTGGCACAAGGTGCTGTACGACCTCGGCCACGTCTCGAGCGAGGAGCCGTTCCAGCGGTTGTTCAACCAGGGCTACATCCAGGCGTACGCCTTCACCGACGAGCGCGGCGTGTACGTGCCCGCGGACCAGGTACTGGAGGAGGCCGACGAGCACGATACGAAGTACCTGTTCGACGGTGAGCCGGTCAACCGTGAGTACGGCAAGATGGGCAAGAGCCTGAAGAACGTCGTCACGCCCGACGAGATGTACGACGAGTTCGGCGCCGACACGTTCCGGGTCTACGAGATGTCGATGGGCCCCCTTGCCGACTCCCGGCCCTGGGAGACGCGCGCGGTCGTCGGCTCGCAGCGCTTCCTGCAGCGGGTATGGCGGCTGGTCGTCGACGAGTCGACGGGCGAGACGATCGCCACCGAAGACGCGGTAGGCGAGGAGACGCTGCGGGCGCTGCACAAGACCATCGACGGCGTGCGTGCCGATATGGACCGCATGCACCTGAACACCGTCATCTCGAAGCTGATCGAGTACACCAGCCATCTGACCAAGTCGGGATGCACGGCGCGCGCGGCGGTCGAGCCCCTGGTGCTGATGCTGGCCCCGATCGCCCCGCACATCTGTGAGGAGCTGTGGTCGCGGCTCGGCCATGCCGAGTCACTGACGTACGAGGCGTACCCGGAGGCCGACCCGGCCCACCTGGTCGACGACACCGTCACCTGTGTCGTGCAGGTCAAGGGCAAGGTACGCGGGCGCATCGACGTGTCGCCCGAGATCGGCGATGACGAACTGCGCGAGCTGGCGCTCGCGGAGCCGAACGTCGCGAAGTACGTCGACGGTCAGCAGATCCGCAAGGTGATCGTGCGGGCGCCGAACCTGGTGAACATCGTCGTCTGA
- the smc gene encoding chromosome segregation protein SMC gives MYLKSLTLRGFKSFASSTTLQLEPGITCVVGPNGSGKSNVVDALAWVMGEQGAKSLRGGKMEDVIFAGTSGRPPLGRAEVVLTIDNGDGALPIDYTEVNISRTMFRNGGSEYAINGQSCRLLDVQELLSDSGIGREMHVIVGQGQLDSILRATPEERRGFIEEAAGVLKHRKRKEKALRKLDSTEGNLTRLGDLLSEIRRQLKPLGRQAEVARKAAVIQADVRDARARLLADEIVTARTELQSELADESAIKERRTEVEKALTAARNDEGALEDQLRADAPRLQAAQDTWYSLSGLRERFRGTASLATERVRRAADDAEELPEGRDPDQMEAEAAQIREQEAAIAQEVAAADTSLKETIERRSGAEDAYTTEERRIAGLVRAAADRREGLARLHGQVNAAKSRARAAEEEIGRLTQSRAEAVSRADQSDHDFAALESQVAGLDAGESGLDAEHESAQSELDEVTSQLTDVRERAQVAERDRAALVARKEALELSLTRKDGTDALLAAAEQVGGLSGPVAEAVNVRHGYETAVAAALGPVADAVIADSPATAARAIAELKRNDSGRAGMLLGGNGGTHTDWPALPGNAAYAVDVLEAPEQLLPALRAALSQVAVVDDLDGARQLVEQVPDIVAVTRDGDLLGRHFASGGSSSAPSLLEVQAAVDEAAEALTEAGHTVERLTFDLSRLSDRQSEAQKRVDVALAKLHESDAAMAAVAEKLGQFGSTARAARDEAERLDRSIATAEKSRDEHVRTLADLEARLNDAQQAPDEEPDTTELESLAEKAKQARAAETEGRLALRTAEERARALHGRADSLIAAATAQREAQARAEERRRQRILEAEVARAVLVGTDAALHHLDRSIDTAANARAEVQHARSAREEQLTGVRTRVRELSADLERLTDSVHRDEMARAEQRLRIEALEQRSIDELGLEVEALIGEYGPEVPVPVQSEAADERPADAGAESGDQQASSDETESTVETVPFDRDEQRKRLRSAERAMAQLGKVNPLALEEFSALEERHKFLTEQLEDLRKTRKDLLDIVADVDARVEQVFTEAWHDTAAAFEGVFARLFPGGEGRLVLTDPAEMLSTGVDVEARPAGKKVKRLSLLSGGERSLVAVAFLVSLFKARPSPFYILDEVEAALDDVNLGRLLEIYEELRENSQLVVITHQKRTMEVADALYGVSMRGDGVSAVISQRIREAQAS, from the coding sequence TTGTATCTGAAGAGCCTGACGCTCCGCGGATTCAAGTCCTTCGCCTCGTCGACGACGCTGCAACTCGAGCCGGGCATCACGTGCGTCGTGGGCCCGAACGGCTCGGGCAAGTCCAATGTCGTCGACGCGCTCGCCTGGGTGATGGGCGAGCAGGGCGCGAAATCGCTGCGCGGCGGCAAGATGGAAGACGTCATCTTCGCCGGTACGTCCGGGCGGCCGCCGCTCGGGCGGGCCGAGGTCGTCCTGACCATCGACAACGGCGACGGTGCGCTGCCGATCGACTACACCGAGGTCAACATCTCGCGAACGATGTTTCGCAACGGCGGCTCCGAGTACGCGATCAACGGGCAGTCGTGCCGCCTGCTCGACGTACAGGAGCTGCTGAGCGACTCGGGCATCGGTCGCGAGATGCATGTGATCGTCGGTCAGGGGCAGCTCGACTCGATCCTGCGCGCGACTCCGGAGGAGCGCCGCGGCTTCATCGAAGAGGCAGCGGGCGTACTCAAGCACCGCAAGCGCAAGGAGAAGGCGCTCCGTAAGCTCGACTCGACCGAAGGCAACCTGACCCGACTCGGCGACCTGCTCAGCGAGATCCGTCGTCAGCTCAAGCCGCTCGGACGTCAGGCCGAGGTCGCGCGCAAGGCGGCCGTCATCCAGGCCGACGTACGCGACGCTCGCGCCCGACTGCTCGCCGACGAGATCGTGACGGCGCGTACGGAGCTGCAGAGCGAGCTCGCCGATGAGTCCGCGATCAAGGAGCGGCGCACCGAGGTCGAGAAGGCGCTCACGGCCGCGCGCAACGACGAAGGCGCGCTGGAGGACCAGCTTCGTGCCGATGCTCCGCGGCTCCAGGCCGCGCAGGACACCTGGTACTCCCTATCGGGTCTGCGCGAGCGCTTCCGGGGCACTGCGAGCCTTGCGACCGAACGCGTACGCCGCGCAGCCGACGACGCCGAGGAGCTTCCGGAGGGTCGCGACCCCGACCAGATGGAGGCGGAGGCGGCACAGATCCGCGAACAGGAAGCGGCGATCGCGCAGGAGGTCGCCGCTGCCGATACGTCGCTGAAGGAGACCATCGAGCGTCGCAGCGGTGCCGAGGATGCGTACACGACCGAGGAGCGTCGCATCGCCGGTCTGGTACGTGCGGCGGCCGACCGACGCGAAGGTCTGGCGCGGCTGCACGGTCAGGTCAACGCCGCCAAGAGCCGTGCACGGGCGGCGGAGGAGGAGATCGGCCGCCTCACCCAGAGCCGTGCCGAGGCGGTATCCCGAGCCGACCAGTCCGACCACGACTTCGCGGCGTTGGAGAGTCAGGTCGCCGGGCTCGACGCGGGTGAGAGCGGGCTCGACGCAGAGCACGAGTCCGCGCAGTCCGAGCTCGACGAGGTCACTTCTCAGCTCACCGACGTACGCGAGCGGGCGCAGGTCGCCGAGCGCGACCGTGCTGCGCTGGTCGCCCGCAAGGAGGCGCTGGAGCTGAGCCTCACCCGCAAGGACGGCACCGATGCGCTGCTGGCGGCTGCCGAGCAGGTGGGTGGTCTGAGCGGTCCGGTCGCCGAAGCCGTCAACGTCCGCCACGGATACGAGACCGCGGTCGCCGCCGCGCTAGGCCCCGTCGCCGACGCCGTCATCGCCGACAGCCCGGCAACGGCCGCGCGCGCGATCGCCGAGCTCAAGCGCAACGACTCCGGCCGTGCCGGCATGTTGCTCGGCGGCAACGGCGGTACGCACACCGACTGGCCAGCGTTGCCCGGCAACGCGGCGTACGCGGTCGACGTACTGGAGGCGCCCGAGCAACTCCTGCCGGCACTGCGGGCGGCGTTGTCTCAGGTCGCCGTCGTCGACGATCTCGACGGGGCCCGCCAGCTCGTCGAGCAAGTACCGGACATCGTCGCCGTCACCCGCGACGGCGACCTGCTCGGTCGGCATTTCGCGTCTGGCGGATCGTCGTCCGCACCGAGCCTGCTCGAGGTCCAGGCCGCGGTCGACGAGGCCGCCGAGGCGCTGACCGAGGCCGGTCACACGGTGGAGCGGCTGACGTTCGACCTCTCCCGGCTGAGCGACCGCCAGAGTGAGGCGCAGAAGCGGGTCGACGTCGCCCTCGCCAAGCTGCACGAGTCCGATGCCGCGATGGCCGCGGTCGCGGAGAAGCTCGGCCAGTTCGGATCCACCGCACGCGCGGCCCGCGACGAGGCCGAACGCCTCGACCGGTCGATCGCGACCGCAGAGAAGAGCCGCGACGAGCACGTACGCACGCTCGCCGACCTCGAGGCGCGGCTGAACGACGCACAGCAGGCGCCCGATGAGGAGCCCGACACCACCGAGCTCGAGTCGTTGGCCGAGAAGGCGAAGCAGGCACGCGCGGCCGAGACCGAGGGCCGGCTCGCGCTGCGTACTGCCGAGGAGCGCGCGCGAGCCCTGCACGGGCGCGCCGACTCGCTGATCGCCGCCGCCACCGCCCAACGTGAGGCCCAGGCGCGGGCCGAGGAGCGTCGCCGCCAGCGCATCCTCGAGGCCGAGGTCGCCCGGGCGGTGCTGGTCGGCACCGACGCCGCGCTGCACCACCTCGACCGGTCGATCGACACCGCGGCGAATGCACGCGCTGAGGTCCAGCACGCACGTTCTGCGCGTGAAGAGCAGCTGACCGGTGTCCGCACCCGCGTACGCGAGCTCAGCGCCGACCTCGAGCGGCTCACCGACTCGGTCCACCGCGACGAGATGGCACGCGCCGAGCAACGGCTGCGGATCGAGGCGCTCGAGCAACGCTCGATCGATGAGCTCGGCCTCGAGGTCGAGGCGCTGATCGGCGAGTACGGCCCGGAGGTGCCCGTACCGGTTCAGTCCGAGGCCGCCGATGAGCGGCCCGCCGACGCCGGCGCCGAGTCGGGCGACCAGCAAGCCTCGTCGGACGAGACTGAGTCGACCGTCGAGACGGTGCCGTTCGATCGTGACGAGCAGCGCAAGCGGCTGCGCTCGGCAGAGCGTGCGATGGCTCAGCTCGGCAAGGTGAACCCCCTTGCGCTGGAGGAGTTCTCGGCGCTGGAGGAGCGGCACAAGTTCCTGACCGAGCAGCTGGAGGACCTTCGTAAGACCCGCAAGGACCTCCTCGACATCGTCGCGGACGTCGATGCGCGGGTCGAGCAGGTCTTCACCGAGGCTTGGCACGACACCGCCGCCGCGTTCGAGGGCGTCTTCGCCCGGTTGTTCCCCGGCGGCGAGGGTCGACTCGTACTCACCGATCCGGCCGAGATGCTGAGCACCGGCGTCGACGTCGAGGCCCGGCCCGCAGGTAAGAAGGTCAAGCGGCTGTCGCTGCTCTCCGGCGGTGAGCGCTCACTCGTCGCGGTCGCGTTCCTCGTCTCATTGTTCAAGGCCCGCCCGAGCCCGTTCTACATCCTCGACGAGGTAGAGGCCGCTCTCGACGACGTCAACCTCGGCAGGCTGCTGGAGATCTACGAGGAGCTGCGCGAGAACTCCCAGCTCGTCGTCATCACACACCAGAAGCGCACGATGGAGGTCGCAGACGCGCTGTACGGCGTGTCGATGCGAGGCGACGGCGTGTCGGCGGTCATCAGCCAGCGCATCCGCGAGGCGCAAGCATCCTGA